One segment of Solanum stenotomum isolate F172 chromosome 1, ASM1918654v1, whole genome shotgun sequence DNA contains the following:
- the LOC125842825 gene encoding uncharacterized protein LOC125842825 — MILQTTINSFTFSSQPISRNSFFFKNLTFFTSPLLPKSFLPCLDYKFYLGNKRSSLSVSSAKTGSKTIHATLLEAPVLWVGRVCVFYALLKAGLAGSPSNPLVSDLETDGNAELGFAKWFEELQSKPEKEATDRRKLVSKWHPTTKGTLRRNYRVPSKPEGKRLLKSIASLLSDDDHFRDATSHKGCQIRRESAHGESVCCNNVRALFDELPTPHLIVEITPFPAGPLTETDYAKAEKLERVLRSGPSV; from the exons ATGATTCTACAAACTACAATCAATTCTTTCACATTTTCATCTCAACCCATTTCAAGAAAcagttttttctttaaaaatctgACCTTTTTCACCTCTCCTTTGCTACCCAAATCTTTTTTACCCTGTCTTGATTACAAGTTCTATTTGGGTAACAAAAGGAGCTCATTGAGTGTTTCTAGTGCCAAAACTGGGTCAAAAACCATTCATGCTACTTTGCTTGAAGCTCCTGTCTTGTGGGTTGGGAGAGTTTGTGTATTTTATGCTCTATTGAAAGCTGGTTTAGCTGGATCTCCTTCTAATCCTCTTGTTTCAG ATTTGGAGACTGATGGGAATGCTGAGTTGGGTTTTGCCAAATGGTTTGAAGAGTTGCAAAGCAAACCAG AGAAGGAAGCTACTGACAGAAGGAAATTAGTGAGCAAATGGCATCCTACCACTAAGGGGACCTTACGTCGAAATTACAGGGTACCGTCCAAACCCGAAGGAAAGCGCCTTCTCAAGTCCATTGCTTCCTTGCTATCAGATGATGACCACTTCAGAGATGCCACTTCTCACAAG GGTTGTCAGATTAGGAGGGAAAGCGCTCATGGAGAAAGTGTCTGTTGCAACAACGTGCGAGCATTGTTTGATGAGCTCCCTACGCCACACCTTATTGTCGAGATCACTCCTTTCCCTGCTGGTCCTTTAACAGAAACTGACTATGCTAAGGCTGAAAAACTAGAGAGGGTACTTAGATCAGGTCCTTCTGTCTGA